The segment TTAATTTTAAAAGTATAACTAATCTCATTTTCTTTTATAGGGCTTCCTTTGTAAACATCAATTATTTCTACATCAATAATATCTTCAATTCTTTTTAAAGTATCTTTAATGATATGTGGATTTGAAGCTCTACTAAAGATAGAGCTAATATCCATTGTGTAAATTTTTTGATTGTTAATTTTCCATTGGAATAATTCTTCTTCATTTAAAATTTCTATATTAGCTATTTTTAATTTTTTAAGTTTTTTATTTGCATCTTCTAAATGTGCGAAGTCTAAATCAATTTTTTTAAGTGTTCCTACATGTATTTTTCCAGAGTAAATATGCTTTAGCCCTATTTCACATCCAATAGATTGTTGGAGTATATTGTATTCTTGTGTAAGTGAATTTATTGCTTTATCACTTCTACCTAATGCTGCTTGAATGTCTCCCATATGTTTAGTTGCCTTTAGTGCAATTTCAACGAATTTATCTTCATCTTCATTTGTTAAAGCATCTTTTAATTCTACAATTGAGTCAAATAGAGCTTGTCTAATTTTTTCTCCACGTTTATTTTCATGTTGGATTGAGTAGGTAAGATATGGATTTTGAGATACAATTCTTGCTATTGTATCAATCATTAAATTATAAATTGGACTTTCATAATCTTCTGTATCCTTAAGGTTTATTTTTAATTTTTCAATTGCGGAAGCAGTTGAAATATAAGAAAAATGAGTTAAGACTTGTACAACAGCCATCATATCGTCATGATGTTCAGCTGTGGTTTCAATTATTCTCATACCTTTCTCTTCTAGGAATTTGTAGACTTTAGGATACCATTTTCCTTTTTCTATTGGTGTAAGCACTATAATTTGCCCTTTCAAATCAGTTGTTCTAGGACCAAAAACAGGGTGTGTAGGGATAAATTCAACCCCTTCATTTAAGCATTCTTTCATTTTATTACTTGGACCTTCTTTAACAGAAGTAACATCTAACATTAATGATCCATCTTTCATAAATGGAGCTAATTCTTCAATAATTTCTTCAGTATGTGAAATAGGTACAGAAATAATTACAATATCACTGTTTTGAACTATTTTTTTATTATTATTAGAATATTTAACTTTAAGCTCTTCACTTACTTTAGCTCCTACTCTAGTATCTCTTCCAGTAATTGTAACTTCAAAGTTAAGGTCTTTAAAATACCAAGCTAAGGTTTTTCCTAAACCCCTTGTTCCTCCAATAATTCCAACTTTCATTTTATTATTTCCATTAGTTTATTAAAAAATTTTAAATTAGATAATTTTTATAAGAATCTTAATTTATAATCACTTAGTTTTTATAAGAATCTTAATTTATAATCACTTAGTTTTTATAAAAACCTTAATTTATAATCACTTAGTTTTATATATTATCGATAATTATATTTTATATTGTTTTATAATAATTATATAATTATTGAATTTTTTATAATTTTTGAACTAGATTTACTAAAGAAATCTGTTATTTTAATTTATGTTATAGCTGAGGAAATTCTATGAAGATAACTTATCAAGATAAAAAGAAAGGGATTATTGAACTTCTTCCTGAAACATTAGATGATTTATGGCATTTGTCTCATATAATTGCTGAAGGAGATACTGTATATTCTAAAACAACAAGAAGAATTCAAGATAATACAGGAGATAAGTTAAGAAGTGACAGAGGAGTTAAAAAAACATTTACACTAGGTGTTTCTGTAGAAGATTTAAGTTTCCATATTTTTACAGGAAAACTTAGAATAATCGGTTCTATAATTAAAGGTCCTGAAGACTTGATTCCTCTTGGATCTCACCATACAATTGAAGCTAAGTTAAATACACCTATTAAGATTTTTAAAGAACAATGGTCACAATATGTTTTAAAAAGAATCAATCAGGCAATTGAGGCTTCTAAAAAATTATCTGCAATTATTGTAGTGTTAGAAGATGATGTAGCTGATTTTGGTTTGATGAGGCAACTTGGAATTGAGTATTATGGTCCAGTTATGGGAAATGTTTCTGGAAAACAAATTATTGATAAAAATAGAGCTAAAAATATTGAAAAATTTTATCAAAAAATTGTAGATTATATCCTTAAATTTGATAATATCCAAACTATTGTTTTAGCAGGTCCGGGGTTCTTTAAAAATGATTTTTTAAAATATTTAGAATCAAAACATGCCGATTTAGCTAAAAAGTCCATAATTGAGTCTACTGGCTCTGGTGGTCGTGTAGGTATTAATGAGGTTCTTAAAAAAGGTACAGTTGAAAAATTAGCTGCAGAAAATAGAGTTGCATTTGAAATTTCAGCTATTAATGAAATACTTCAAGAAATAGCTAAATCTTCTAATTTAGTGGTTTATGGTAAAAAACAAGTAAAAGAAGCTATTAATATAGGGGCTATTGAAAAATTACTTGTTTTAGATAATTTAATTAGAAGTGAAGATTTAGAGGAATCTATGGATATGGTAGAAAGGATGTCTGGTGAAGTGTTAGTTATAAGCAGTCAACATGAAGGTGGAAAACAACTTGAAGGATTAGGTGGTATGGCTGCTACTTTAAGGTATTCTATTTCTTAGTTTTTTAAGTACTTTTTCAGATTCTCTAAAATAAACGTTATATATTAAAAATTATAAAAATATTAATATTATATTAAAGATTATAAAATAATAATATTTTAAAAATTATAAAAACATTGTTATTATATTAGAAAATAAAAGGATTTTAAAGATGTATTTAGAATTATTTATTGTATTTATATTATCATTAATTGGAACTGGAGCTTTAAATATTATATTCCGTTTCTTAGGTAAAAGAGGCTACATAGGTAATCTATATGAATCAGTACGTGGAGGAACTCCTCGTGGGATTGGCATAGTTCCATTTATTTTAATTAGTTTATTTTTACCTGCAGGATATAACAATCTTGTTTTAGTAATGGGACTATGTGCTCTAGTTGATGATATAATGGGTAGAAGAAGAATAGCTAATTTACCTATTGAAATAGGCCAGCTTGCTAGAGGAATAGGTATGTTATGTGTTATTGGATTGGGCTATCCTCTTATGGGTGTCTCTTCTATTTTAGTTGCTTTAATGATTCAGCCATTAAATATTGCAGATATGCAACCAGGAACTGCAGTAAGTGTAGTTTCTATTATGAGTTTATTCACCATCCTTGCAGTTGTTATTATAGGTGTAGCACCTGTAGCACAGATTCCTGCATATTATGTACCCTTGCTTACTTTAATTACTTGTTTAGGTTATGCTCCTTTAGATTATTCTGGAAAGATCATGTTAGGTGAAGTAGGTAATCATAGTTTTGCCATTGCTTTAGGAATTGGTTTTTATATTCTTGGAGGATTTGTAGGAACTTTAATATTATTCATTGTAACTACTGGATTAATTGCATATATTAGAAGAGGAAACTTATCTAGATTCCTTATTAATAAATTACATATAAACAATCCAACTTTTGGTGATTTATTTATGGATGTTTTAACTGGTGGAGGTTTAGGTGATTTATTTAGAAAAATCATTCTTAGGGAGAGTCAAAAAGAAATTAGTGATAATTTATTAATTGCACTTGGATTTAGAAGGTTAATTTATAATCCATACTCTCATAATCTTGAAAGAGTAGTTGAAAAAGATGTTAGAACAAAACCTGCAGATTTAAGAAAGCTATATTAAGGTTTATTAAATTTAGGCATTTAAAGAGTTAATTTTTATTAAAGATTATATATATTATTGATTTATTAAAGGTTATTATATATTATTTAAATTATTATAAAGATATTATAGGCTTTATTTAAACAATTAAAATCATGGTGATATTTATGGCTGATATTTTTGAAGTTATTAAAAATCGTAGAAGTGTAAGAGAATATAAGCAAGAACAAATTGATGATGAAGATATTGAAAAAATATTACATGCAGCTATTTTAGCACCTACTGCAAGAGGAGAGGCTCCATGGCATTTTACTGTAATCCAAAATAAAGAACTTCTTGATGATATTAATGAATCTGTTAATAATATCTTAAGAAATTCTGGGGATGAACTTCTTGAAGCTATTGCAAAATCTGGAAAACATATAATGCATAATGCCCCAACTGTTGTAATAGTTTCTGCTAAATCTTCTGCAACCAATATGCAAGCAGATGTTTCTGCAGCTATTGAAAATATGCTTCTTGCTGCTGAAGGTTTAGACATTGGGTCTTGTTGGCTAGGTTTAATTGCAGCTTACTTCAGCATTGAAGAAAACTTGAAAAACTTACACATTCCTGAAGGCTACACTCCATTATATGGGGTTTCTTTAGGTTATAAAGTTAATGAAAACGAACCAAATCCACGTGATGATGTTTTAATTAATTGGTTAAAATAAGTAATTGCTTAAAATAATTATTTTAATCAATTCTTCTATTTTTTAAATTATTTCTATTTTTAAAGAATATTTGGATAAAATAAATCTTTATCTTATCCTTTTTTAATCATTATTTTTTATTTTTATCTATTATTTTTTCTATTTTTTATCTATTATTTTTTCTATTTTTTTTTAATCATTTACATGATTTTTAAAATTTTATAATAAGCATCTGTTGATGGATGAATTTCTAAAAAATCATCAAATGCTTCTTTTTCTATTCCCATATTCATTAAGAATGCGAGATATGCAGTATCATCAATTGAAGATGGTGAAATTGAGCTTACTTTTTCAACTTCTTCGGTCTGCTTATTCAATGAAACTTTAGTAAGTCCTGTTCCTCCACTTAAGATTCTCCAAAAGGCATGAGGCCCTGCAAGACCTGGAATAACAACATCTTTAATGTTTTCATTATCTTTACCATCAATACCTCTATTTTGTTTTTTAGCAAAACTAACATCCATATCTAATGTTAATGATTGTGGAACGATAAGATCATCAAATTTATTTAAATAACCTGCCATGTTCCTTCCTGCGGAAATTCCCTCTTTTCTTGCATAAGGGGTTAAGGTTATTCCTCCTGTAACATCACCTGCAGAATAGATATTTGGATTTGAGGTTTGGAAAAATTCATTTACTTTAATTGAGCCATCATCATTTAAGTCTACAATATCTGCTACAATTTCAGAATTAGGAACTCTTCCAGTAGCTATTAAAGTTTTACCAAGAAACTCTCCTTTATCTGTTTTAATAGAGTTTTCACTTATTTCTAAAACATTTGTATTTTCATAAATTTCCACTTCATCAATAAGTTTACTAACTACATAATCTTTAATTTCTAAATCTAAATCTTTTAAGATTTCACTTCTTGCAATGATCTTTACTTCACTTCCAAAGCTTGAAAATAAATTGGAAAGCTCAGTAGCTATTATTCCTCCACCTATTATATTTAATTTACTTGGAATTTCCTCTAGATTAAGTACATCACTACTTGTTAAGGCATGTTCTGCCCCTAGGATATTTGGAATAAATGGTCTAGCACCAGTAGCTATTAATAAATTTTCAGCTTCAAAGCTTAAATATTCTTTATTTTTATATTCTTGATTTTGAAGCTCATTATTGTTGTCTAATTTAACTGTAACTATGATTTTTTCATCTTCATTTATTTCTACACTTGCTTGGCCATAGAGGACTTTATTATTCACACTTTCATTTTCTTCCTGGTTAAGTTTACGGAGGATTTTTTGAGTCTTTTTAATATTATCACATGCAGATTTAAAGTCAAGGCTTATATCTCCATTGATAAATCCAATTTCACCAAATCTTTTATAATCTCTTAAAAAACGACTAATATCAGTTAATGCACAAACAACCATACATCCTTCATTAAGACAGGTTCCTGCAATGTAGTTCTTTTCTATAATTAAGGTTTCTTCACCTAATTTTCCAAGTTCAAATGATCCAAGTCTTCCTGCAGGACCTGCTCCAATAACAATATTTTTAATTTTTTCAATGTTTTCCATATTATCCCTTAAACTATTTTTAAATTTATTTTGGTGTTTATTAAATTAATTTTCATTATTTTTAGTTTGTTTATTTTATTATAAAGTTTTTATTAATTATTCATAGAATTATTTATAAAAATTCTATTAGCACATTATAGAAAAAGAGTTTAATTGATATAAAATTTTAAAAAGTATTATTTATATTAGTAAGTTATAGAAAAAGAGTTTAATTGATATAAAATTTTAAAAAGTATTATTAATTTTTATTTATACTAATACTTTATTAACTATATTATGAAGGTTGTTTTATGATTTTTAAAAAAATTAGTTTTTATTTAATAAGTTTAAAAACTTATCACTTGCCTCTTCAATTGTCAAAGGATAATCATTTTCCATATCAATCCCTTCACTTTCTAATCTTTGGAAAAGCTCTGTGACAATTGGTACTTTTAGATTTGCTTTTTCAAGAATTTCTGGTTGTGCAAAAATTTCTTTAGTGCTTCCTTCTGCAATTAATAAACCATCCACTAAAACAAATACCTTTTTTGCATAGTTAGGAACTAGGTCAACTTCATGAGTTGAAATAATAATTGTAATTCCTTCTTCATTAAGTTCCTTTAATAATCTAGTTAAGTCTGTTACTCCTTGAGGGTCAAGACCTGCAGTAGGTTCATCTAAAACCATTATTTTAGGTTTCATTGCAAGAATACCTGCAATAGCAACCCTTTTCTTCTGACCGCCACTTAGGTGATGAGGCGCTTTTTTCTCAAATCCGCTCATTCCTACACGAGCTAATGCTTCTGTTACTCTTTTTTGAACTTCTTCCATAGGCAAACCTAGATTTAAAGGTCCAAAAGCAACATCCTCCTCTACTGTAGGTGCAAATATCTGATCATCAGGATTTTGAAAAACAATTCCTACTTTTTGCCTAAATTTAACTAGAGATTTTTTATCATATTTTAATTCTTCACCTTCAATAAATACTTTACCTTCATCAGGCTCAAAGATACCGTTTAAATGAAGAAACAATGTAGATTTTCCAGCACCATTCTTACCTAAAAGAGCAATCATTTCTCCCTTTTCAACTTTTAAGCTAACTCCTTTAAGTGCTTGATACTTATTATTATAAGAGTATTTAATATTTTTCACTTCTAACATTTTATTCCTCCTTTTTTGGAGGTATGTACACTGGAAGCTCTCCAGTATAGCCTCTAGAATCTAAAGCATGTTGTAATGTTTCACTTTTATCTAAAGATCTTAAAAATATAGTACTTATAAGAGCACCTAAAGATCGTAATGAACTCCAGTAGGAATGATAACCTAATCTAGTTTCTTGTGCTTTTTGCATTGTATCAATTTCATTTAAAAATATGAATATTGTATTATACATTAAAAGTCCGATTTCAATAAGAATTTTAGGTACTTTCATTGTTTCTAAGCAATGGAAAATTTTTGCAATTGGTGTTGTTAAAGCAAGAAAACCTAAAGAAGGTAAACATCCAATAACTCTAAAGAATGTATACAGACCATAATGCCATGAGTTTCTAGTAACTACAATGCCAAATATTCCTGTTTCATAGATAACATCACCCTTTCCAAAGAAAAATATTAAAAAGAGACATGTTATAATAAGAAATGCAAGGGGGATTGTTAAAAATTTTAAATAGGATTTATAGTTGATCTTTGCTATAGCTAATATTACAATAGACATTAGAATAAATATAAAAATATCGAAATATAGGTTATCTAGTGCTAATGTAGCAATTAATAGGATTATTGTTAAAAACAATTTAAAATAAGGATTTGCTTCAGTTAACTTATTATTATGGGCAATATAATCTATATCAAATTTCATAAAATCACAAAAAAAGAAAAAGGGATAAAGAAGAATTATTCTTCTTTACCTTGCCCTCTCCAGTAACCAAAGAAGTAACCTATAATGATTGCTCCAATAGATGCTTGAAGAGCAAATAATAAACTTTCTATTTCGCCACTAGGTGGTTCCCATATTGATGAAAACCATGGTTCATAATCTGATGCTTCAATAGCTTCACTAGCTGCATCATCAGCTCCGCCAAAGTATCCGTCATCTTCTCCAAGACCACTAAACATTA is part of the Methanobrevibacter olleyae genome and harbors:
- a CDS encoding prephenate dehydrogenase codes for the protein MKVGIIGGTRGLGKTLAWYFKDLNFEVTITGRDTRVGAKVSEELKVKYSNNNKKIVQNSDIVIISVPISHTEEIIEELAPFMKDGSLMLDVTSVKEGPSNKMKECLNEGVEFIPTHPVFGPRTTDLKGQIIVLTPIEKGKWYPKVYKFLEEKGMRIIETTAEHHDDMMAVVQVLTHFSYISTASAIEKLKINLKDTEDYESPIYNLMIDTIARIVSQNPYLTYSIQHENKRGEKIRQALFDSIVELKDALTNEDEDKFVEIALKATKHMGDIQAALGRSDKAINSLTQEYNILQQSIGCEIGLKHIYSGKIHVGTLKKIDLDFAHLEDANKKLKKLKIANIEILNEEELFQWKINNQKIYTMDISSIFSRASNPHIIKDTLKRIEDIIDVEIIDVYKGSPIKENEISYTFKIKSLSKESTKECKKVLKGFGGISR
- a CDS encoding mRNA surveillance protein pelota, which produces MKITYQDKKKGIIELLPETLDDLWHLSHIIAEGDTVYSKTTRRIQDNTGDKLRSDRGVKKTFTLGVSVEDLSFHIFTGKLRIIGSIIKGPEDLIPLGSHHTIEAKLNTPIKIFKEQWSQYVLKRINQAIEASKKLSAIIVVLEDDVADFGLMRQLGIEYYGPVMGNVSGKQIIDKNRAKNIEKFYQKIVDYILKFDNIQTIVLAGPGFFKNDFLKYLESKHADLAKKSIIESTGSGGRVGINEVLKKGTVEKLAAENRVAFEISAINEILQEIAKSSNLVVYGKKQVKEAINIGAIEKLLVLDNLIRSEDLEESMDMVERMSGEVLVISSQHEGGKQLEGLGGMAATLRYSIS
- a CDS encoding cell wall biosynthesis protein → MYLELFIVFILSLIGTGALNIIFRFLGKRGYIGNLYESVRGGTPRGIGIVPFILISLFLPAGYNNLVLVMGLCALVDDIMGRRRIANLPIEIGQLARGIGMLCVIGLGYPLMGVSSILVALMIQPLNIADMQPGTAVSVVSIMSLFTILAVVIIGVAPVAQIPAYYVPLLTLITCLGYAPLDYSGKIMLGEVGNHSFAIALGIGFYILGGFVGTLILFIVTTGLIAYIRRGNLSRFLINKLHINNPTFGDLFMDVLTGGGLGDLFRKIILRESQKEISDNLLIALGFRRLIYNPYSHNLERVVEKDVRTKPADLRKLY
- a CDS encoding nitroreductase family protein, which encodes MADIFEVIKNRRSVREYKQEQIDDEDIEKILHAAILAPTARGEAPWHFTVIQNKELLDDINESVNNILRNSGDELLEAIAKSGKHIMHNAPTVVIVSAKSSATNMQADVSAAIENMLLAAEGLDIGSCWLGLIAAYFSIEENLKNLHIPEGYTPLYGVSLGYKVNENEPNPRDDVLINWLK
- a CDS encoding FAD-dependent oxidoreductase, producing the protein MENIEKIKNIVIGAGPAGRLGSFELGKLGEETLIIEKNYIAGTCLNEGCMVVCALTDISRFLRDYKRFGEIGFINGDISLDFKSACDNIKKTQKILRKLNQEENESVNNKVLYGQASVEINEDEKIIVTVKLDNNNELQNQEYKNKEYLSFEAENLLIATGARPFIPNILGAEHALTSSDVLNLEEIPSKLNIIGGGIIATELSNLFSSFGSEVKIIARSEILKDLDLEIKDYVVSKLIDEVEIYENTNVLEISENSIKTDKGEFLGKTLIATGRVPNSEIVADIVDLNDDGSIKVNEFFQTSNPNIYSAGDVTGGITLTPYARKEGISAGRNMAGYLNKFDDLIVPQSLTLDMDVSFAKKQNRGIDGKDNENIKDVVIPGLAGPHAFWRILSGGTGLTKVSLNKQTEEVEKVSSISPSSIDDTAYLAFLMNMGIEKEAFDDFLEIHPSTDAYYKILKIM
- a CDS encoding ATP-binding cassette domain-containing protein, which codes for MLEVKNIKYSYNNKYQALKGVSLKVEKGEMIALLGKNGAGKSTLFLHLNGIFEPDEGKVFIEGEELKYDKKSLVKFRQKVGIVFQNPDDQIFAPTVEEDVAFGPLNLGLPMEEVQKRVTEALARVGMSGFEKKAPHHLSGGQKKRVAIAGILAMKPKIMVLDEPTAGLDPQGVTDLTRLLKELNEEGITIIISTHEVDLVPNYAKKVFVLVDGLLIAEGSTKEIFAQPEILEKANLKVPIVTELFQRLESEGIDMENDYPLTIEEASDKFLNLLNKN
- the cbiQ gene encoding cobalt ECF transporter T component CbiQ; the protein is MKFDIDYIAHNNKLTEANPYFKLFLTIILLIATLALDNLYFDIFIFILMSIVILAIAKINYKSYLKFLTIPLAFLIITCLFLIFFFGKGDVIYETGIFGIVVTRNSWHYGLYTFFRVIGCLPSLGFLALTTPIAKIFHCLETMKVPKILIEIGLLMYNTIFIFLNEIDTMQKAQETRLGYHSYWSSLRSLGALISTIFLRSLDKSETLQHALDSRGYTGELPVYIPPKKEE
- a CDS encoding energy-coupling factor ABC transporter substrate-binding protein, yielding MERSTLIILAVICIVIFIAPLVMFSGLGEDDGYFGGADDAASEAIEASDYEPWFSSIWEPPSGEIESLLFALQASIGAIIIGYFFGYWRGQGKEE